A single window of Chloracidobacterium thermophilum B DNA harbors:
- a CDS encoding efflux RND transporter periplasmic adaptor subunit: MSSWWKRIAVVVGVIFGVAGLLWLGSRLASHKPSAAAENRPVLTANVSREVVRRQPYPRVWRIAGTLRPREVASLSAEVTARVTSVAVRLGDSVRAGQRLVTLDAALPTAGLATSQAEVEALKNATEAIRRRIEAAEANVRGARAERDLAQTLYERQEKLFVTGDVPRQSRDIAEGRLKAAEAALEAAERQLAAEQAELARAQAQVAVGQQRRREAETQVAQTQIVAPFAGRIAARLVDPGALAAPGVPLLVLESVGPLRAVAEVEAEPAAALRLGQTLRIELPGGEVVDGTLVEQSPAADPVTRTVTIKVELPPSARASSGMFVRVLIPRDIRDVLTVPAAAVAEQGGLQSVFVVDAASIVRRRIITVGERLDGRVEVLTGLREGETVVFGHAELRDGVKLSAP; encoded by the coding sequence ATGTCCAGCTGGTGGAAGCGAATCGCCGTCGTGGTTGGAGTTATTTTTGGAGTGGCTGGACTCCTGTGGCTGGGCAGTCGGCTGGCCTCCCATAAGCCATCGGCGGCGGCTGAAAATCGTCCCGTGCTGACGGCGAATGTCAGCCGGGAAGTCGTGCGCCGGCAGCCCTATCCGCGAGTGTGGCGGATTGCGGGGACACTCCGGCCGCGGGAGGTCGCCAGCCTGTCCGCTGAAGTGACGGCGCGTGTGACATCCGTTGCCGTCAGGCTTGGCGACAGCGTCCGCGCCGGGCAGCGTCTGGTGACGCTCGATGCCGCCCTCCCGACAGCCGGACTGGCAACCAGCCAGGCGGAAGTCGAAGCCCTGAAAAACGCAACCGAGGCCATCCGCCGCCGGATTGAAGCGGCTGAAGCCAACGTACGCGGGGCCCGCGCCGAACGCGATCTGGCCCAGACCCTCTACGAACGGCAGGAAAAGCTCTTTGTCACTGGCGATGTGCCCCGGCAGAGCCGCGACATTGCTGAAGGCCGGCTCAAGGCGGCTGAGGCTGCCCTTGAAGCTGCCGAGCGGCAGTTGGCGGCCGAGCAGGCGGAACTGGCCCGCGCCCAGGCGCAGGTTGCCGTCGGACAGCAACGCCGCCGCGAAGCCGAAACCCAGGTGGCGCAGACCCAGATTGTCGCGCCTTTTGCCGGACGTATTGCCGCGCGCCTGGTTGATCCTGGTGCGCTGGCTGCACCCGGCGTGCCACTGCTCGTCCTGGAATCGGTTGGCCCGTTGCGCGCCGTCGCTGAAGTCGAAGCCGAACCGGCAGCGGCCCTGCGCCTTGGACAAACCCTGCGGATTGAGCTGCCCGGTGGGGAAGTGGTGGACGGAACGTTGGTTGAACAAAGCCCGGCGGCTGATCCGGTGACGCGCACCGTCACCATCAAGGTTGAACTGCCGCCGTCGGCCAGGGCCTCCAGCGGCATGTTTGTCCGCGTCCTGATACCGCGTGACATCCGCGATGTTCTGACCGTTCCGGCAGCGGCCGTCGCTGAGCAGGGTGGATTGCAGAGCGTCTTTGTCGTGGACGCAGCCAGCATCGTCCGGCGGCGCATCATCACCGTCGGCGAGCGGCTTGACGGCCGGGTGGAAGTGCTGACGGGACTGCGTGAAGGCGAAACCGTGGTGTTTGGCCACGCTGAGTTGCGCGATGGCGTCAAGCTGTCAGCGCCATAA
- a CDS encoding YgaP family membrane protein, with translation MPMERILFVIAGVVVLASLAAGVWWTPYALLLTAFVGLNLILGGVADWCPMMAILRRLGVKRAAEIACER, from the coding sequence ATGCCTATGGAACGTATCCTGTTTGTGATTGCCGGTGTTGTGGTCCTGGCGAGTCTGGCGGCCGGCGTATGGTGGACGCCCTATGCCCTGCTGCTGACGGCTTTTGTCGGGCTGAATCTCATTCTGGGCGGGGTGGCGGATTGGTGTCCGATGATGGCCATTCTGCGCCGCCTGGGGGTCAAACGCGCGGCTGAAATAGCCTGCGAGCGGTAA
- a CDS encoding efflux RND transporter permease subunit yields the protein MSAETDNLMSRIVRFFILSRLTPLVILASVLVGLAAVWALPREEEPQIVVPMIDVMSRLPGASAKETEQRLTTPLERLAWSIPGVEYVYSTTTPGETLVVVRFFVGVPEEDALVRLRRQLDANAAALPPEATPPQVVARSIDDVPILALTFWSTTQDDLALRRVATEVENIVKQTPDVSETQVIGGARRQFRMIVDPARMEAYGLTADALAARLAAANRGLSPSEVARDDKACVVIATATVDSAAALGEIVVGGSPERWIRLRDVADIQDGAEEMTHFVRHAARDETTGQPIGEYPAVTLSISKRKGVNATQLADEILKRVEARQGDVIPSDVHMTVTRNYGVTAAEKSNELLFHMFIAVVSVMVLIGFMLGWRESWIVGVAIPVTLALTLATFYWLGFTLNRITLFALIFSIGILVDDPIVDVENIVRHARMAKNRRRSALDITVEAVNEVRSPLILATLAVMAAILPMAFVGGLMGPYMRPIPIGASAAMAFSMLVAFVVTPWAAYRILSRKASSGDSHTGDGEHGDEPEGFMTRLYRRVMKRIIYEPKWQWSFLGGIVGLLLIALLLVPLKAVIVKMLPFDDKSEFQVIVDMPEGTPLERTGALARELTDYLLTQSDVRDVQSYVGTAAPYNFNGLVRHYFLRRGPLVADLQVNLTDRHNRAAKSHDIAKQVRPGLTALAEKYGARIKVAEVPPGPPVLSTLVAEIYGPNDAERERIAREVRTVFERTEGVVDVDWYGVEPQPQTVFRLDRERLAWHGVLEQDVLGTLEWALSKRVIGLAHLPTEREPTPIVLETPRAFRSDADALARLRLSGRQGSGVAIEELVRREDGLAERPLYHKNLMPVVYVTGDTGGRTESPVYAILKLNAALDELKLPDGTVMERYVARQPESDARYAMKWDGEWHITYEVFRDLGLAFAVVLVLIYVLTVGWFDSFITPLVIMAAIPFSLVGILPAHAAFGVFFTATSMIGFIAGAGIVVRNSIILVDFIELRLAEGMPLEEAVIDAGAVRFRPMVLTAAAVIVGAGIILLDPIFQGLALALISGEIASLFLSRLAVPTLYYLAHRPRPVAARPLPEDRAEAPVADVAEVETALKS from the coding sequence ATGTCGGCTGAAACGGACAATCTCATGTCGCGCATCGTGCGCTTTTTCATTCTGTCCAGGCTGACGCCACTGGTCATTCTGGCCTCGGTGCTGGTCGGATTGGCGGCCGTGTGGGCGTTGCCACGCGAGGAAGAGCCACAGATTGTCGTTCCGATGATTGATGTTATGAGCCGTCTGCCCGGAGCCTCGGCAAAGGAGACCGAGCAGCGGCTGACAACGCCGCTGGAGCGGCTGGCGTGGTCCATTCCTGGTGTGGAGTATGTCTATTCGACAACAACGCCCGGCGAGACCCTCGTGGTCGTCCGGTTTTTCGTGGGTGTGCCGGAAGAGGATGCTCTCGTCCGGCTGCGCCGACAGCTCGATGCCAATGCTGCTGCCCTGCCACCAGAAGCGACGCCGCCACAGGTGGTGGCCCGTTCAATAGATGACGTGCCCATCCTGGCACTGACCTTCTGGAGCACCACCCAGGACGATCTCGCCCTGCGGCGCGTTGCGACCGAAGTGGAAAACATCGTCAAGCAGACGCCGGACGTTTCTGAAACCCAGGTCATTGGCGGAGCGCGGCGGCAGTTTCGGATGATCGTTGATCCGGCACGGATGGAGGCCTACGGCCTGACGGCTGATGCACTGGCAGCGCGCCTTGCGGCTGCCAACCGGGGGCTGTCGCCTTCCGAAGTGGCCCGTGACGACAAAGCGTGCGTTGTCATCGCCACAGCTACCGTGGACAGTGCGGCGGCCCTGGGAGAGATTGTCGTCGGCGGAAGCCCGGAGCGGTGGATTCGCCTGCGCGATGTTGCCGACATTCAGGATGGCGCTGAGGAAATGACGCACTTTGTGCGTCATGCAGCACGTGACGAGACAACCGGGCAGCCCATCGGTGAATATCCGGCTGTGACACTTTCCATCTCCAAGCGGAAGGGGGTCAATGCGACACAACTGGCCGATGAAATCCTCAAGCGGGTTGAGGCACGCCAAGGGGATGTTATCCCTTCCGATGTACACATGACGGTGACGCGCAACTATGGTGTGACCGCAGCCGAGAAATCCAATGAGCTGCTGTTCCACATGTTCATTGCTGTCGTTTCCGTTATGGTGCTCATTGGCTTCATGCTCGGCTGGCGTGAATCGTGGATTGTCGGCGTTGCCATTCCGGTCACGCTGGCGCTGACGCTGGCTACCTTTTACTGGCTGGGCTTTACACTCAACCGCATCACACTGTTTGCCCTGATTTTCTCGATTGGGATTCTGGTGGATGACCCCATCGTGGATGTCGAAAACATCGTGCGTCATGCGCGCATGGCCAAAAATCGCCGGCGGTCGGCGCTGGACATCACGGTGGAAGCCGTCAACGAAGTGCGTTCACCGCTCATTCTGGCGACGCTGGCCGTGATGGCTGCCATTTTGCCCATGGCATTTGTCGGCGGACTGATGGGGCCCTACATGCGCCCGATTCCGATTGGGGCTTCGGCAGCAATGGCCTTTTCAATGCTGGTGGCTTTTGTGGTTACGCCCTGGGCCGCTTACCGGATTCTTTCCCGCAAGGCCTCTTCCGGGGACAGCCACACAGGAGATGGCGAACATGGAGACGAACCAGAAGGCTTCATGACGCGGCTTTACCGGCGCGTTATGAAGCGCATCATTTACGAGCCGAAATGGCAGTGGTCGTTTCTGGGCGGTATCGTCGGATTGCTTCTCATCGCTCTCCTGCTGGTGCCGCTCAAGGCCGTCATCGTCAAGATGCTGCCCTTTGATGACAAGTCGGAGTTTCAAGTCATCGTGGACATGCCGGAAGGCACACCGCTGGAGCGTACCGGTGCGCTGGCGCGTGAGTTGACCGATTACCTGCTGACCCAGTCCGATGTGCGTGATGTCCAGTCCTACGTCGGGACGGCCGCGCCCTACAACTTCAACGGGTTGGTGCGGCATTACTTTCTGCGGCGCGGGCCGCTGGTGGCTGATTTGCAGGTCAACCTGACAGACCGGCACAACCGTGCGGCCAAATCGCATGACATTGCCAAGCAGGTGCGTCCGGGGCTGACGGCACTGGCGGAAAAGTACGGTGCGCGCATCAAGGTCGCCGAGGTGCCGCCAGGCCCGCCGGTGCTTTCCACACTGGTTGCCGAAATCTATGGCCCGAATGACGCTGAACGGGAGCGCATTGCCCGTGAAGTGCGGACGGTTTTTGAGCGAACCGAGGGCGTTGTGGATGTGGACTGGTACGGTGTCGAGCCGCAGCCCCAAACCGTTTTTCGGCTTGACCGTGAGCGTCTCGCCTGGCATGGCGTTTTGGAGCAGGACGTGTTGGGTACGCTGGAGTGGGCGCTGAGCAAGCGGGTCATCGGTCTGGCTCATCTCCCGACCGAGCGCGAGCCGACACCGATTGTGTTGGAGACTCCCCGTGCCTTCCGGTCGGATGCCGATGCCCTGGCGCGCCTGCGCCTGTCCGGCCGGCAGGGAAGTGGTGTGGCGATTGAGGAACTCGTGCGGCGTGAGGATGGACTGGCCGAGCGTCCGCTGTATCACAAGAATCTGATGCCGGTGGTGTATGTCACTGGCGACACTGGTGGGCGGACGGAAAGCCCGGTGTATGCCATTCTCAAACTCAACGCGGCGCTGGACGAACTCAAGCTGCCGGACGGAACCGTGATGGAGCGCTACGTTGCCCGCCAGCCGGAAAGCGACGCCCGGTATGCCATGAAATGGGATGGCGAATGGCACATCACTTATGAAGTCTTCCGTGACCTGGGGCTGGCGTTTGCCGTCGTACTGGTGCTCATCTATGTACTGACAGTGGGTTGGTTCGATTCCTTCATCACGCCGCTGGTCATCATGGCTGCGATTCCCTTTTCGCTGGTCGGGATTTTGCCGGCCCATGCCGCCTTTGGAGTGTTTTTCACGGCAACTTCGATGATTGGCTTCATTGCCGGAGCCGGCATCGTGGTACGCAACTCGATTATCCTGGTGGATTTTATCGAGCTGCGGCTGGCAGAGGGGATGCCGCTGGAAGAAGCGGTGATTGATGCCGGCGCCGTCCGTTTCCGCCCGATGGTGTTGACGGCTGCGGCCGTGATTGTCGGGGCCGGGATCATCCTTCTCGATCCGATTTTTCAGGGCTTGGCGCTGGCGCTGATTTCAGGCGAAATTGCCAGCCTGTTCCTGTCACGTTTGGCTGTTCCAACGCTATATTATCTT